The stretch of DNA CATTGGTTTTCAATTGTCCTTTGCCGCTACCTGGGGTATTTTGTATCTGACACCGTTGATTGGTAAGCTGTTGATGGGGCGATGGGGATGGCCCCGCTGGCTGGGCCTGCCGCTCGGAGTGACCATTGCTGCTCAGCTGGCCACACTCCCATTGCTGGTTTATTATTTCAACCTGGTGACCCCGGTGGCTCCGCTGGCCAATTTACTGCTGATGCCCATGGTGGGGCTGGTTATGCTGCTCGGTTTTCTGGGTTTAATTGCAGGCATTGTTTTTTTGCCTGCTGCCATGTTTATTAACGCGGGCACAGGTCTATTAATAGATTTATTTACTGGACTGGCGCACATGATCAGTCTTTTGCCCGGCGGGTCATCGTATGTGGCCACCCCTCCCTGGTATGCGGTGTTACTCTGGTATGCCGGGCTGGTTGGGCTGGTGCAATTGATTGAAGGGCGGCTAGCCCTGCCTTTGGCTTCGTCTTCTCCCTTGCTCTTGCCCTTACTCCGTATGTATGGCCGGTGTAATAGATTGGTCCCGGCAGGGATAGCTTTATTGCTGGTGTTGGCTATTCTCTGGCCCTGGAGCGGTACCGACGGGCAGTTGCAGGTGCATTTCATTGATGTGGGCCAGGGTGACAGCATACTGGTGCGGTTTCCCGGCGGGCGTACTATGCTGGTAGATGCGGGCGGGCGATTGGGGAGCCTTGATGAGGGGCGGGGTGTGGGGGATTCAGTGGTGGTTCCTTACCTGCACCGGTTGGGCATGGACAAGCTTGATGTGCTGGTGGTCACCCACGCCCACGGTGATCACGCCGGTGGGGTACCACCTGTAGCGGAAAAACTGCACGTTGGTGCACTGGTGCTGTCCTGTGCCCCGGGTTATGAGGAGTTGTTGGACCTTATGGCTCCCCTTGGGATACCTGTTTACCGGGTCGGGGCGGGACATATTTTGCACATTGACGAATCCGTGGAGGTAACGATACTGGCCCCCGCCAGAGAACTACCGGCGGGTGCGGAGGAGGATTTGAACAATGCTTCCCTGGTGCTGCGCCTGGATTATGGGCAGGTATCGTTTTTATTGACCGGAGATATAGAGGAAAATGCCCAACGGGCATTGCTGGGCAGCGGAGCGGTACTCCAGGCCGATATTTTAAAAGTACCGCACCACGGCAGTCGTTTTTTTGTACCGGAATTTTTTGATGCGGTATCACCGGATTATGCCGTTATCCAGGTTGGTAAAAACAACCGTTTTGGTCACCCGTCCCGGGATACGCTGGAGACATTGACTAACACCGGAGCCAATGTTTTGCGCAACGACCGGGACGGGGCAGTGCTGTTTGCCACTAACGGGCGGGATGTAACGGTGCAAACGGGCAGGTGAGTAGATCATCTGTCTTATGCAAAACACCAGGCTAATTACTTAAGCTATGGATGGGGGCAGGTATACGACCGCCCCGTACCACAAAATCAACGGCGGAAAAGCGATGCACCGGCATTACCGGCGCTCGGCCCAAAAGGCCGCCGAATTCTACGTAATCGCCTACCTGTTTGCCGGGCGCGGGAATAATGCGCACGGCGGTGGTTTTCTGGTTAATCATGCCGATGGCCATTTCATCAGCGATAATAGCCGAGATCGTTTCAGCAGGTGTATCGCCAGGCACTGCGATCATGTCCAAACCCACCGAGCACACGCAGGTCATGGCCTCCAGTTTGTCCAGGTGCAGCGCCCCTTCCTCCACTGCCCGGATCATGCCAGCGTCTTCACTCACCGGTATAAAAGCACCCGATAGCCCGCCCACATACGACGAGGCCATGGCCCCGCCCTTTTTGACGGCATCATTTAAAAGGGCCAGCGCTGCCGTGGTACCGTGGGTGCCACAGCGCTCCAGTCCCATTGCTTCCAGAATTTCGGCCACACTGTCGCCGATGGCCGGGGTGGGGGCAAGGGAGATGTCTACAATCCCAAAGGGTACGCCCAGGCGCATGGCGGCGGAGCGTCCCACCAGCTCACCCATGCGAGTTATTTTAAATGCTGATTTTTTTACGGTTTCGGCCAGAGTACCAAAATCGCTGCCCTTAACCCGTTCCACAGCCCGCTTCACTACACCGGGGCCGCTTACTCCCACGTTAATTACCGACTCTGATTCTCCCACGCCGTGAAAGGCACCAGCCATAAAGGGGTTATCCTCGGGAACGTTGGCGAAAACCACCAGTTTGGCGCATCCCAGCCCGTCCCGGTCGGCTGTGCGGTAGGCCACATCCTTGATTACCCGACCCATCAGTGCCACTGCGTCCATATTAATGCCTGCCTTGGTGGTTGCCACGTTTACTGATGAACACACCCGCTTAGTGCTGTCTAGAGCGGCGGGGATGGAGCCCAGCAGTTTTTTATCGCCGCCGGTGATACCCTTGTGCACCAGCGCTGAAAAACCGCCAATAAAGTTCACTCCCACCTCGGCTGCCGCCCGGTCCAGGGTTTCGGCAAAAATTAAGTAGTCATCAGTACGGCTGCTTTCGGCCACCAGTGATATGGGGGTGACCGATATGCGTTTATTTACTATAGGTATGCCGTATTCCCGTGCGATTTCCTCACCCACCGGTACTAAGTTGCCGGCCAGCCGGGTGATTTTGTCGTAAATTTTTTGGCAGGCGGCCCGGGGGTCGGCATCAGCACAATCGCGCAGGCTGATACCCAGGGTGATAGTGCGAATGTCCAGGTGTTCCTCCTGAACCATAGTAACGGTTTCCATAATTTCCTGTATGGTGAGCAACTCGAGACCCCCTTTGTTATAGCCTGTGCATAAATTTAAAAGCGTCCTCATGCTGGGTGTCTATGCGTACGCCCAGTTCAGCCCCTTTGGCCGCCAGGCGGTCCTTCAACATGGACAGGTCAATGCTGCTATTTTCACTATCGACAATTAGCACCATTACTAAAAATTCCTGCATGATAGTCTGACTGATATCCAATATGTTAAAGTTGTTGGCGGCCAGTATGCCGGTGACCCCGGCAATGATGCCCACCCGGTCTGGTCCGATGACGGTGATAATAATTCGCTTGCCCCGGTTTTCATCGTTTTCCAAGTATTTCATCAGCATCTCTCCCATAAGTTTCTTATTATAAAGCGCTACTCTAAAATTTTTTTGCAGTGGTACTTATAGCAAGTCCTGTTGTGCCAAAGAATTTGACTATTAATCACAAATTGCAACTGCCCGTACGGGAGCACCGTCCGCGTTCCCAATCTTAAGTGGCCAGCAGCACAGGGTAAATATACGGCCGGACAAACCGGCCAGGTTGGTTAAGTTTTCAATAATGATAATGTTTTTCTGCAGCAAAATTTTATGTATGGTGAATTCAGTAGCACCGGCCCGGTCTATAGAAATGGTGTCGGTGCCCACTCCCTTAATGCCCATCCCTGCCAGGTAATGGGCTGTTTCGGTTGATGGCACCGGGAAATTATCAAAAAATGCGGGGGTACTCCACTTATGATACCACCCGGTATAAAAAATAACAAAATCAATACCTGTCTTTAAAGAAAAGCTAATATAATCTTTGGTTATATCCACTCCCGGGGTGCGGGACACATCCATTACCGTGGCCCTGCCGTGGAAATGGGACGCTGGTAGATCGTCCAGAGTGCAGCCGCCTTCTAATATGTGGGCCGGGGCGTCAATGTGGGTGCCGGTGTGGGAGTAAATGGCCAGCGCCTTTTCCCTGAAACCGTCTTTGGCTATGCTGCATGCTTCGGTAATATGAGGTGGTTCAGTGCCCGGGTATACGGGCATATCCGGAGTAATGGTATGAGTCAGGTCTATAAATTGCATATGGGCACCGTCCTAATGTGATTACTTTTTAATTTAAATTGACAAAAGTATCATCAAAAAGATGATGGAATACAAATCGTCCCGGTATTTAATCCCCTTTGCCCATACCGGAAGGAGTAATTAAAAATCCTTGAAGTTGAGCGGCAACTTCAAGGATACAAGAAAAAACCCGGGTGACGAAGGACCCGTGATGTATGACTGGTATTCCTTGTTTATAAATAGTATAATGCGGTTACAAGGTTGTCAAGCCGGGCATGTGCCCGGTTTTTTAGTAGTGCTGCGGGCAGCTTTAGAAGATCACTCAAAATTTACGGGAACTGCTGGCGGCGATGAATCACGGGCATTAAAAGTATAGATAAGAATTCCGTGTAGGGGGTAATGTAATAATCATGCAAACGGCATACTTTGATTGTTTTTCCGGCGTTAGCGGTGATATGTGCCTGGGCGCCCTGGTGGGGGCCGGGGTGGATTTGGACCAGCTGCGCCAGGGGTTGGCCGGGCTGGCCGTTGAAGGATATGTGCTGCGCCGGGAGCAGGTTTGCCGGGCCGGTATTGCCGCCGAAAATATACTGGTGGATGTTTCAGCTGAAAAGCAGCTTGTCAGACATCTGTCTGATATAGAAAGAATTATAGATACCAGTGACCTGCCGGAAGCTGTAAAGTATCAAAGCAAGCAGGTATTTAAAACATTAGCCGGGGCTGAAGCCAGGGTGCACGGCACTACACCGGATAAAATTCACTTTCACGAGGTGGGAGCTGTTGATGCTATCGTGGATGTAGTTGGCACAGTATTGGGCTTGCACCTGCTGGGTGTCCAAACTGTATATGTATCACCACTGCCGCTGGGTTCGGGCTTTATTCATTGCCGGCACGGCATTATACCATCACCTGCCCCGGCAACACTTGAGATTTTAACAGGCGGCGGTATACCTATATACGATGCCGGTTTATCCATGGAAACAGTGACTCCCACCGGGTCTGCCTTGATGGCCACGCTATCCGCGGGACGGGTAGGGATGCCCACGATGACTATTGAACGGGTTGGTTACGGTGCAGGTAAGCGGGAGTATGACCGGCCCAATTTATTAAGACTGATTGTCGGTGGCGCTGTGGAACCAAATGCCGGATGCAACAAACACCTTGAAAATAAAAATTGTCACCACACTTCCGACGTATTAAACAGTGATTATCATGAAAAATAAATCACAAGATCATAGCATTTTGTAAGATCAAGCTATTAGTAGATCGAAGGAGCTATTTTCTTTAAATGCTTGATTATCGGTTTGCCTGGTTATTTAACATGCTATATAATTAATTTAAGTAGACTGTCAATAGATTAACTGTATAAAATTTCTCTCCACGGGTTAGGCAAACCTGGTGAAAGCCAGGGACGCTAAAGCTATGGGTCTAATGGTTTGAAAAACCTATGATTGCCAGGCTATAACGGTATCGACTGCTGGGGGGGGTGGTCAGTTTTATTTGGCTACCCCTCTCTTATTTTTTACCTTTTTTATGGAGAATAGGAGGTGTCTAAAGCCAAGACTTGAGGTAGTGTGCAATAACGTATATATGTTTAGCAAGTGCGTTGTATTTTTTTAATGATGTTGATTAATCACTACTAGCACTAAAATATTAAATAAAGGGAGATGATTATGCACGCAGATAACCAAGTTATATTTGCCACGGCGGTTTTTTTGATTACCTATGCCTTTATCGTTTCCGAAAAGATTCACCGGACTGTGGCTGCATTTTGCGGTGCGGCGCTAGTTATTCTGGCGGGAATTGTAAATGAAGAGCAGGCCGTCCATTATGTGGATTTCAATACCATTGGCCTGTTAGTGGGTATGATGATTATTGTTGGCATCACCAGGCAAACTGGGGTATTTGAATACCTTGCCATCAAGGCTGCCAAGAGTGCCAAAGGTGAGCCGATACGGATTCTGGCCTCACTGGGTCTAATTACCGCAGTGTTGTCAGCTTTATTGGACAACGTGACTACCGTGCTGCTCATTGTGCCGGTGACCTTTGCCATAGCCCGGCAGCTGCAGGTCAATGTTATTCCATTTTTAATTGTTGAAATTATTGCTTCGAATATTGGCGGCACCGCTACTTTAATCGGTGACCCCCCCAATATAATGATCGGCAGCGCTACTCATCTTGGTTTTATGGACTTTGTTATTAATTTAACCCCTGTGGTGGTAGTGATCTATACTATAACCATATTTATTTTAAAATTGATATATAAAAAGCAGATGGTTACATGTCCCGAGCTAATGCAAAACATTATGGCCATGGACGAAAATGCTGAAATCAAAGACCCTGTGTTGCTTAAAAAATGCTTAACGGTGCTGGGTGTAACTATTATTGGTTTTGTATTGCACCAGTTTGTTCATTTGGAAAGCTCGGTAATTGCCCTGACCGGGGCCGCACTGCTGCTTCTTGTGACACGCATGGATCCCGAGCATGCCTTCCACGCCGTGGAATGGCCCGTGATTTTCTTCTTTATTGGACTTTTTGTGGTAGTGGGCGCATTGGAAGAAGTGGGTGTCATAGAAGCCATTGCCAGCTTGGCCCTGGATATTACAGGTGGAGAACTGTTGCCCGCTGGTCTTTTAATTCTTTGGCTGTCGGCCATTGCTTCAGCTTTTGTCGATAATATTCCCTTTGTGGCCACTATGATTCCGCTGATTCATGATATGGGCCGCCTGGGTGGCATCGGCGATTTGAATTTCTTATGGTGGTCCCTGTCCTTAGGTGCCTGCCTAGGGGGTAATGGAACCATTATCGGCGCATCGGCTAATGTGGTGGTCATAGGCATGGCGGAAAAAAGGGGAGCACCAATAAGTTTTATGACGTTTTTTAAGGTGGCCTTTCCCCTGATGCTGTTGTCTATAGTCATTGCCATGCTGTATTTAATCGCCTGGTATATATTGCATACCACTATGGCTATGCTGGCTACCCTGGCTGTTGGCATTATTCTGGCACTGGTGCTGGGCTGGCTGGGTAAAGATAGAGCTTCTGGCGGTGCGCAAAAATCTAACACCTAATATAGAAATTAATGACTCAACTTTCGCAGTTCAAAAATCAGTCTAACCCCTTACAAAATAAGAATTTAGGCCAACTTTTTAAGCAAAACAAACAGAAAACACGCCTTTTTTGGTAAAATGTAGTCACCACAACAACACACCAAGAAAGGATGTTTTCTGTGGCTATAATTTTACCAAAAAATGATAACAATGAACAGGCTAAATCTTATTCTGATCGGTTTATAAAGCAGGCAAAAATAGGAACCTTTTTGCACCAGGCGAATATCCGAAAAGAATCCGGTCTATCGCCATTGTTCCTTTTCCAATTTATCTTTTCCCTTGTATTTCAAGGGAAAAATCTTTATCGAACATTGGAGTCAGGTCGTATAGATAACGCTCCTTCCAAAGATGCGATATATCGTTTTCTAAACAGGCCTACATTCAATTGGCGGAAATTTCTTGTTACAATCAGCTCATTTCTCATCAAAACAAGACTTTTACCCCTGACATCAGAGGGCCGGGCTCGTGTATTGATTTTAGACGACTCTACTTATTCCAGAAACCGTAGTAAATCGGTTGAATTATTGTCCCGGGTTCACGATCATTCAACAAATCGGTATCTGAAAGGGTTTCGGATGCTGACCTTGGGTTGGTCTGATGGTGGAACCTTTCTGCCCCTTGCGTTCTCTCTGCTTAGCTCTGATAAAGAGAAAAATCGTTACCAGGGGCTAAATCAAAGGATTGACAAACGGACAGTTGGATACCGCCGTCGCAAAGAAGCTATTCAAAAATCCACAGAAACTATGTTCTCGCTTCTCGACCAAGTGAACCCTTTTCAACTTTGTGCGAGTACCCTGCTTTTTGATAGCTGGTTTGCCTTTCCAGTCGTAATCAAGCGGGTGCTGACAGAATACCATTTTGCATGTTGTTTGTATGCTCAAGAATATGCACCGCGTTTATTACACCTATAATGGAAGCGAATATACATTGGGTCAACTTTACAAAGTTCTTCGCAAAAAACGCGGGCGGGCCAAGATTCTATCATCCGTCGTTGTCGGGCTTGGTAAGGCCCAAAACGGAAATGACGTTCTGGTAAAAATCATCTTCGTTCGAGACCGTAACCGCTCAAAAAAATGGTTGGCAATCTTAACAACAAACCTTGAGCTATCTGATGAAGAAGTTATCCGTATTTATGGCAAACGCTGGGAAATCGAGTGTTTCTTCAAAGTCACAAAGTCCCATTTGCATTTGGCAAAGGAATTCCAGTGCCGTAGTTATGATGCGCTTACTGCTCATACCACCATTGTCTTTGTGCGATATATCATGCTGGCTTTAAGTGCCAGAGAGGAGAAAGACCCCAAGACCCTTGGCGAGCTCTTTTATCTGTGTTGCGATGAAATTGAGGATATTCGCTTTACCGAAGCTGTTCTTTTAATCATAGATCTTTTCGCCTCATCATTTAGCAAGGAATTTCTTCTTTCTGAAGAACAAATTCAACATTTTTTGGATACGTTTTTCGAGCAATTACCTGCCTTTCTGAAAAGTTCGCTTCAGAAAAGAGCAGTTGCTTGATATTAATAATTCCAAAACGCTTGCATATTAAGAGCTTGAGCTTATTTTTAAGGTGCGAAAGTTGAGTTAATGATGTAAAATTTATTCTAAAATGCAGCTTGGTAAACTCTAGAAGAGGTATGTTACTTTTAGTAGACGAGGTATGTTTCTTTTAGTATAATGTAAACAAGCAGGGTTTGTGGGGGATAGCTTTCCTGCACGGACACTGCTTGTTTTGTTAAGAAGCGCAGTAACTTCACCAGGCTGGTGCAGTGCGCTGTGTCCATTGTAATTCCCCGGCAAACGCAGGTTTTTAAGGCGAGGTGTTTTTTTTGCAAGTGGAAGTACGGGTGTTCAGTGGTTTGGAAAAGTTCTTACCCAACAAGCGCTTTGGTGAGCCTATGCCGGTGAACTTGCCGGATGGGGCGACAGTTCGGATATTATTAAACAAAATGCACATACCTGAAGAACAGGTGTTCACCGTTTTGGTGGACGGCAGGCATCAAACACTGGATTATACCGTCAGAGACGGGGAAAGGGTGTCTTTATTTCCGCCGGTGGGAGGTGGTTGATTTGTCTGCCGGGCAGGATAACAGTAGTAAAAATAGCTCTTTAGTTTTGGGGTACAAAACATGGTTGGAAAAAGACGATGCCATTTTAGGGGAAGGTTTTTTTCAAATACTTGAATATATAAGGCAAACCGGGAGTATTGCCGGGGCCGCCTCCGCTATGGGCATGTCCTATCGCACGGCCTGGGGTAAAATTAAAAATGCGGAACGCAAGTGTAGCATTCCCCTGGTTATCACCAGGGTAGGTGGCGAAACAGGCGGTGGCGCCAAGCTGACCCCGGAAGCAGTTCGTTTGCTGCAAAGTTATTATCATTTTAAAGAAGAGGTGGACCGGGAGATTAACAAAATCTTTAAACGTTTCTTTAAAGTTTAATTTTTTTATATGCGTTATGTTAATTCAAGCATATTGGAATTTGTTTGAATTCTTATAATGTATCTACCTTATAACGGGAGTTTTCCCCGCCCGTATATCTGCCTGCATTTTCCCTGCGCAGGCAGGTCATTGGTTTGTGTTATTGTTTTCATATGCAGTAAACGGTGCAATAGATTTTTTTCAGGACAATCTTGCTGAAAGGAACGGTACTTCAGTGTGGAAATGGTTTGGGAAGGATTGGCAAGGGCTGTGCAAATGCTGCTATCCGGTGACCCGGCAGTGCTGCAGATTACTTGGTTTACATTACGGGTTTCCGGCACGGCCACATTAATCAGCTTGTTAATTGGGGTGCCGCTGGGGCTTTTATTAGCTTTTAAGGTTTTTCCCGGACGCAGCGTGGCAGTGAGTCTGGTAAATATGGGCATGGGACTGCCCCCGGTGGTGGTGGGTCTGTGGGTCAGCCTGCTGCTCTGGCGTTCGGGCCCCCTGGGGTTCTTGGACCTTATCTACACTCCTACAGCCATTATAATTGCCCAGGCAGTTATTGCTTCGCCAATTGTAACGGGCTTTAGCATGGCGGCTATTGGGCAGCTAAACCCCAAAATCAGGCTGCAAATATTGGCCCTGGGGGCTTCTCGCTGGCAGCTTTACTGGCTGCTGATCAAGGAAGCCCGCCTGGGCTTAATGGCGGCGGTGATTGCCGGTTTTGGCGGGGTGGTCTCCGAGGTGGGCGCGGCCATGATGGTGGGTGGCAATATTCTGGGGCAAACCCGTACATTGACCACTGCCACCGTAATGGAAGTTAATAAGGGTAATTTTGATATTGGCATTGCACTAAGTGTTATACTTTTGTTACTGGCCTATGTGGTTACATTTACTTTAACCATGCTGCAGCAAAGGGGCCGTTATTAGAAAGAAGGTGTAAAAATGCAGGATAGATTCCAGCGGCAGATCAATTACTTGCGCATTTCGGTGACCGACCGGTGCAACCTGCGCTGCGTTTACTGTATGCCTGCTGAGGGGGTTCAATGCTTACCGCACAGTGAAATATTAACTTTGGAAGAAATCGTCGACGTTGTTAAGGCGGGAGTGAGGGTTGGTATTAGAAAAGTGCGCCTTACCGGAGGGGAGCCGCTGTTGCGCCGCGGTATTTTGGAACTAATAAAAAAGCTGAGTGATATCCCTGAAATAGACGATATTGCATTAACGACCAATGGAATTTTGCTGGGGGATATGGCGAAGGATTTAAAGGTGGCCGGGTTGAAACGGGTCAATATAAGCCTGGATACTTTACAACCTGCACGTTTTCACCGTATCACCCGGGGCGGGAACCTGAATTTGGTGCGCCGTGGTATTGATGCTGCTCTGGAAAACGGACTTGAGCCGGTTAAAATAAACACGGTAGCCATCCGGGGTTTTAATGATGATGAGCTGCTGGAACTGGCCAGGCTTAGCATGGAATTGCCGCTGCACGTCCGGTTTATTGAATTAATGCCCATTGGAACCTCGGATGACTGGTCCCGGGAAAGATTTATTTCCACCCAGGAAGTCAAGGAATTAATCGGTGGGGCGTTGGGCAATCTGGAAGACGAGAAGGTGATTGCCGGTAGCGGACCGGCCCGTTACAGTCGTTTGCCCGGCGCCCCGGGTACCATTGGCTTTATTTCGGCGGTGAGCAATCATTTTTGTGCCACTTGCAACCGGCTGCGCCTGACGGCCACCGGTCAGCTGCGGCCCTGTTTGTTCAGCGGCCGGGAAACCGACCTTAAGCAGGCACTGCGGGCCGATGCCGGGCCCGATGAACTGGCCCGCATTTTCCAAAAGGCTATTTTGGCCAAGCCCGACGGCCATAACATGGCGGTAGGCTGGCAGAAGGACGATCGCATCATGTCCCAAATCGGAGGTTGATTGTATTAATGAGTGATCATGGATATCAGGGTTTGAATCATTTCGATGCCGGCGGCGCGGCCCGGATGGTAGATATCAGCGGCAAGGATGATACCGTGCGGGTGGCGGTGGCCCGGGGCGAGGTACTTATGCAGCCCGGTACGCTGGAACTGATTGACCGGGGCGGAGTAGCCAAGGGTGATGTGCTGGGCGTGGCCAGGGTGGCCGGCATTATGGCGGCCAAAGAAACCGGACGGCTTATTCCTATGGCCCATCCCATTACCTTGACCGGAGTTAATGTGGATTTTCGCCTGCAGCGGCCCGGCCGGGTGCAGATCCAGGCACGGGTTCGTACAACAGGCAAAACCGGAGTGGAGATGGAGGCGCTTACGGCGGTTACCGTGGCCGGATTGACCATTTATGATATGTGCAAAGCCGTGGACCGGGAAATGGTGCTGGGGCAAGTCAGACTGGTACATAAAACCGGTGGTAAAAGCGGCACATTTGAGAGGGAAGGTGAACAGATATGGGATACGTAGTAGCGGTTTGCACCAGCCCCAAAAAGGGCATGCGCAAAAAGAACGTCGGCACCGGCCGGCTGGTGGCTGAGCACGGGATTGAAGGGGACGCCCATGCCGGTCCGTGGCACCGCCAGGTTAGCTTATTAGCACTGGAAAGCGTGCAAAAAATGCGTGATGTCGGGCTGGATGTCAATCCCGGCGATTTTGCTGAGAATATTACCACAGTGGGCCTGGATCTGGTTGCCCTACCCATTGGCACAAAAATAGTCATTGGTGGCGAAGCGCTGGGTGAAGTTACCCAGATCGGCAAGGAATGTCATACCCGCTGTGCCATATACCAGCAAGCCGGGGACTGTGTCATGCCCAAAGAGGGCATATTTATCAAAGTGCTAAACGGAGGTACTGTAAGGGTGGGCGATGAGGTGAGGGTCATTGGTGAATAACAGCACTTTGCCGGTAATCTCCATTGTGGGTTGGGCCAATACGGGCAAAACCACTTTTCTGGAAAATCTGGTGGCCGAACTGCGGAGCCGGGGAGTGCGGGTGGGTGTAATCAAGCACCACCGGGGACCCTTTGAGCTGGACAAGCCGGGCAAAGACACCTGGCGATTAGCCCGGGCCGGGGCTGTTTGTACCGCCATTGCCGGTCCCGGCAAGGTCGGCCTGGTCATAGAAATGGAGGGCGACCCCGACCCCGGTGCCATTGCTGCGCTAATGTCTGGCGTTGACCTGGTTTTTACTGAAGGATACAAAAAGGGGCCGTATCCCCAGCTGGAGGTGCGCCGGGCCGGGTACGGTGAGGAACGGCCGGCGGCCCGGGCCGGGCAGTTGGTGGCGGTGGTGGGGGAACGTTCCCCCGGTATGGAAAATGTGCCGTGTTTTGATGTAGGGGATATTGATGCCGTGGCGAATTTTATAATAGAGAGGTTTTTAGATAAGGTATTGGATTAAATCATTGCATATGAAGACTTTGTTTGTACGATATTAATACATTGTATAATTCATGGGTATTATAATTTTTTATGAAGTATAAATCTATGCGAGTTGGTGAGTTGCTTATGAGTGAACTAACTGGCGAACAGCTGGCACGATACAAGAGAAATATTTTGCTGGACGGGGTGGGTACGGCTGGTCAGTTTAAGTTACTGCAGTCCAGGGTTTTAGTCGTTGGTGCCGGCGGTTT from Desulfoscipio gibsoniae DSM 7213 encodes:
- a CDS encoding DNA internalization-related competence protein ComEC/Rec2, coding for MNRPLLALAISFITGIILNDIWGFVPGVLLLVALACIFVALAGCFWTWWDNRWVFVLLFILLGWYTSGVDGMRHPNGLERFAGHFVTLDGMVAREPDVRKDYTGYVLATDAICIGDKRISARGLALVRVFGSSNGYGYGDYLRIKGFLYQPEEPGNFGAFNYRDYLARRGIYCLMKVDKPDHVQLLGVGGNAVVRLALQGKARLLQVASQTMDERQAAVLSGMLFGNKGGIDQSVNDAFAQTGVAHVLCVSGLHVGYVLAGVLLLAGALGLPRRSVPGLAMVVLLFYAVMTGMGPAVVRASIMAILVLMAVRLGREKDWPSALALAALVILYFEPSALYDIGFQLSFAATWGILYLTPLIGKLLMGRWGWPRWLGLPLGVTIAAQLATLPLLVYYFNLVTPVAPLANLLLMPMVGLVMLLGFLGLIAGIVFLPAAMFINAGTGLLIDLFTGLAHMISLLPGGSSYVATPPWYAVLLWYAGLVGLVQLIEGRLALPLASSSPLLLPLLRMYGRCNRLVPAGIALLLVLAILWPWSGTDGQLQVHFIDVGQGDSILVRFPGGRTMLVDAGGRLGSLDEGRGVGDSVVVPYLHRLGMDKLDVLVVTHAHGDHAGGVPPVAEKLHVGALVLSCAPGYEELLDLMAPLGIPVYRVGAGHILHIDESVEVTILAPARELPAGAEEDLNNASLVLRLDYGQVSFLLTGDIEENAQRALLGSGAVLQADILKVPHHGSRFFVPEFFDAVSPDYAVIQVGKNNRFGHPSRDTLETLTNTGANVLRNDRDGAVLFATNGRDVTVQTGR
- a CDS encoding PFL family protein → MLTIQEIMETVTMVQEEHLDIRTITLGISLRDCADADPRAACQKIYDKITRLAGNLVPVGEEIAREYGIPIVNKRISVTPISLVAESSRTDDYLIFAETLDRAAAEVGVNFIGGFSALVHKGITGGDKKLLGSIPAALDSTKRVCSSVNVATTKAGINMDAVALMGRVIKDVAYRTADRDGLGCAKLVVFANVPEDNPFMAGAFHGVGESESVINVGVSGPGVVKRAVERVKGSDFGTLAETVKKSAFKITRMGELVGRSAAMRLGVPFGIVDISLAPTPAIGDSVAEILEAMGLERCGTHGTTAALALLNDAVKKGGAMASSYVGGLSGAFIPVSEDAGMIRAVEEGALHLDKLEAMTCVCSVGLDMIAVPGDTPAETISAIIADEMAIGMINQKTTAVRIIPAPGKQVGDYVEFGGLLGRAPVMPVHRFSAVDFVVRGGRIPAPIHSLSN
- a CDS encoding ACT domain-containing protein — its product is MKYLENDENRGKRIIITVIGPDRVGIIAGVTGILAANNFNILDISQTIMQEFLVMVLIVDSENSSIDLSMLKDRLAAKGAELGVRIDTQHEDAFKFMHRL
- a CDS encoding cyclase family protein produces the protein MQFIDLTHTITPDMPVYPGTEPPHITEACSIAKDGFREKALAIYSHTGTHIDAPAHILEGGCTLDDLPASHFHGRATVMDVSRTPGVDITKDYISFSLKTGIDFVIFYTGWYHKWSTPAFFDNFPVPSTETAHYLAGMGIKGVGTDTISIDRAGATEFTIHKILLQKNIIIIENLTNLAGLSGRIFTLCCWPLKIGNADGAPVRAVAICD
- a CDS encoding LarC family nickel insertion protein, coding for MQTAYFDCFSGVSGDMCLGALVGAGVDLDQLRQGLAGLAVEGYVLRREQVCRAGIAAENILVDVSAEKQLVRHLSDIERIIDTSDLPEAVKYQSKQVFKTLAGAEARVHGTTPDKIHFHEVGAVDAIVDVVGTVLGLHLLGVQTVYVSPLPLGSGFIHCRHGIIPSPAPATLEILTGGGIPIYDAGLSMETVTPTGSALMATLSAGRVGMPTMTIERVGYGAGKREYDRPNLLRLIVGGAVEPNAGCNKHLENKNCHHTSDVLNSDYHEK
- a CDS encoding SLC13 family permease yields the protein MHADNQVIFATAVFLITYAFIVSEKIHRTVAAFCGAALVILAGIVNEEQAVHYVDFNTIGLLVGMMIIVGITRQTGVFEYLAIKAAKSAKGEPIRILASLGLITAVLSALLDNVTTVLLIVPVTFAIARQLQVNVIPFLIVEIIASNIGGTATLIGDPPNIMIGSATHLGFMDFVINLTPVVVVIYTITIFILKLIYKKQMVTCPELMQNIMAMDENAEIKDPVLLKKCLTVLGVTIIGFVLHQFVHLESSVIALTGAALLLLVTRMDPEHAFHAVEWPVIFFFIGLFVVVGALEEVGVIEAIASLALDITGGELLPAGLLILWLSAIASAFVDNIPFVATMIPLIHDMGRLGGIGDLNFLWWSLSLGACLGGNGTIIGASANVVVIGMAEKRGAPISFMTFFKVAFPLMLLSIVIAMLYLIAWYILHTTMAMLATLAVGIILALVLGWLGKDRASGGAQKSNT
- a CDS encoding MoaD/ThiS family protein gives rise to the protein MEVRVFSGLEKFLPNKRFGEPMPVNLPDGATVRILLNKMHIPEEQVFTVLVDGRHQTLDYTVRDGERVSLFPPVGGG
- a CDS encoding winged helix-turn-helix domain-containing protein — encoded protein: MVDLSAGQDNSSKNSSLVLGYKTWLEKDDAILGEGFFQILEYIRQTGSIAGAASAMGMSYRTAWGKIKNAERKCSIPLVITRVGGETGGGAKLTPEAVRLLQSYYHFKEEVDREINKIFKRFFKV